In a single window of the Clarias gariepinus isolate MV-2021 ecotype Netherlands chromosome 16, CGAR_prim_01v2, whole genome shotgun sequence genome:
- the slc1a9 gene encoding solute carrier family 1 member 9, which yields MTNHQLEKQMGGASLVEEEGRAEPKAGYLQQHCGWFTRNLLLALTILGVIGGSVLGLLLRYVSSLDSDTLMLVSFPGDILMRMLKMLILPLIISSLISGLAGLDARSSGRMGTRAMVYYMSTTIIAAVLGVILVLGIHPGNPKLRTIQSSTGLSNQEVSSMDAFLDLIRNLFPENLVQACFQQVQTVVKKVSVPISNRSEPVMVNTKKLEFKWGMNVLGLIGFFITFGICMGKMGERGKLMSEFFNILNEIIMKMVSMIMWYSPVGIASLICGKIAAIGDLEAVAQQLGMYMVTVIVGLIIHGGIILPIIFFSVTRKNPFTFYSGIFQAWITALGTASSAGTLPVTFRCLEENLNIDKRVTRFVLPIGATINMDGTALYEAVAAIFIAQMNGIELDGGQIATVSMTATLASVGAASIPSAGLVTMLLILTAVGLPTQDISLLVAVDWLLDRMRTSINVVGDSFGAGIVDFLSRAELTEIDANIPLSDEEFVPPPPLLTDVDLTDPPELPPRFPRAQKLNHHHLQQQQQLHYPPPPASLSHSRSQSTRSARSHSPRSVQSPSPLSVCSHSPHPPHRPHSPRLLNRLSDHAYCPLPSHDHQAATLPRDFRERRRERERGSERLHRRERGRESETEEDEERERMMDEGSEGEESDDTAYDRSHAIPPCEIP from the exons ATGACGAATCATCAGTTGGAGAAACAGATGGGCGGAGCCAGCTTGGTGGAAGAGGAAGGGAGGGCGGAGCCTAAAGCTGGCTATTTGCAACAACACTGTGGCTGGTTCACACGCAACCTCTTGCTTGCCCTCACCAttctgg gtgtgattGGAGGCTCAGTCCTGGGCCTGCTCCTGCGTTATGTTTCCAGTCTGGACTCAGACACGCTGATGCTGGTCTCCTTCCCTGGAGACATCCTTATGAGGATGCTGAAGATGCTCATCCTCCCCCTCATCATCTCTAGTCTCATCTCAG GTCTGGCAGGTCTGGACGCTCGCTCCAGTGGGAGGATGGGTACCAGAGCCATGGTGTACTACATGTCCACCACCATCATCGCGGCCGTCCTGGGTGTCATCCTGGTGCTCGGGATTCACCCAGGAAACCCCAAACTCAGGACGATTCAGTCCAGCACCGGACTGAGCAACCAGGAGGTCAGCAGCATGGACGCGTTTCTGGACCTGATCCGAAACCTGTTCCCTGAGAACCTGGTCCAGGCCTGCTTTCAACAG GTTCAGACGGTGGTGAAGAAAGTGTCCGTGCCCATCAGCAACCGGAGCGAGCCGGTTATGGTCAACACCAAGAAGCTGGAGTTCAAGTGGGGGATGAACGTTCTGG GTTTGATCGGATTCTTCATCACGTTCGGGATCTGCATGGGCAAAATGGGCGAGAGGGGCAAGCTCATGTCCGAGTTCTTCAACATCCTCAACGAGATCATTATGAAAATGGTGTCCATGATCAtgtg GTACTCTCCGGTCGGCATAGCCTCCCTGATCTGTGGAAAGATCGCCGCCATCGGTGACCTGGAGGCCGTGGCGCAGCAGCTGGGCATGTACATGGTGACGGTGATTGTTGGCCTGATCATCCACGGCGGAATCATCCTGCCCATCATATTCTTCTCCGTGACACGGAAAAATCCCTTCACCTTTTATTCCGGGATCTTCCAGGCCTGGATCACGGCACTCGGAACAGCCAGCAG CGCCGGCACGTTGCCCGTTACCTTCCGCTGTCTGGAGGAGAACCTGAACATCGACAAGCGCGTCACCCGGTTTGTGTTGCCCATCGGCGCCACAATAAACATGGACGGCACGGCGCTTTACGAGGCCGTGGCTGCTATTTTCATTGCCCAGATGAACGGCATCGAGCTGGACGGAGGACAGATCGCCACCGTGAG CATGACGGCCACTCTGGCGAGCGTCGGTGCAGCCAGTATTCCCAGTGCTGGTCTGGTCACCATGCTCCTCATCCTCACCGCAGTGGGTCTCCCGACACAGGACATCAGCCTGCTGGTGGCCGTCGACTGGCTGCT tgACCGGATGCGAACCTCCATCAACGTCGTGGGCGATTCCTTCGGAGCAGGCATCGTCGATTTCCTGTCTCGGGCGGAGCTTACCGAGATCGATGCCAACATCCCCCTATCAGACGAGGAGTTTgtaccccctccccccctcctgACTGATGTAGACCTGACTGATCCTCCAGAACTCCCCCCTCGCTTCCCTCGGGCCCAGAAACtcaaccaccaccacctccagcagcagcagcagctccaCTATCCTCCTCCTCCGGCGTCTCTGAGCCACTCTCGCTCTCAATCCACTCGCTCTGCTCGCTCTCACTCCCCTCGCTCCGTCCAATCGCCCTCACCTCTCTCTGTGTGTTCACACTCTCCACATCCTCCGCACCGCCCGCACTCGCCCCGCCTCCTGAACCGCCTCTCAGACCACGCCTACTGCCCTCTGCCCTCGCATGACCACCAG GCGGCGACGCTGCCGCGGGACTTCAGGGAGAGACGGCGGGAGCGAGAGAGGGGCAGCGAGAGACTGCATAGACGAGAGAGAGGCCGAGAGAGCGAGACGGAGgaagatgaagagagagagaggatgatgGACGAGGGCAGCGAGGGAGAAGAAAGCGACGACACCGCTTACGACAGAAGTCACGCCATCCCGCCGTGTGAGATCCCCTGA